From the genome of bacterium, one region includes:
- the lpxD gene encoding UDP-3-O-(3-hydroxymyristoyl)glucosamine N-acyltransferase: MANILNMTLAQIARLIDGKVEGDSSMVITGISGIKEAKKGDITFLANARYYPLLRTTKASAIIVDKKTDKNGRPVIRTDNPYIGFVKIMEYLQINKEMPLPGIHKTAVIGKNAKLGKNITIEAHVVLDNDVQIGDNTVIFPGVFIGNGARIGANTLIYANVSIRERVIIGSNVIIHNGAVIGSDGFGFTPIKGVFNKKVPQLGTVIVEDDVEIGANVTIDRATAGRTRIGRGTKIDNLVQIAHNVDIGEHCVIIAQVGISGSVTLGNKVTIAGQAGLAGHIKIGDNAIITAQSAVTKDISPDMCVSGYPAIPLKEEQKIKVYRNRLPEMYKSIQELSQKVKALEKKLG, encoded by the coding sequence ATGGCTAATATATTAAACATGACCCTTGCACAAATTGCCCGGCTTATAGATGGGAAGGTTGAAGGGGATTCCAGCATGGTTATAACTGGCATTTCCGGTATAAAAGAAGCAAAAAAAGGAGATATAACATTTCTAGCAAATGCCCGTTATTATCCTCTCTTGAGAACTACCAAAGCCTCAGCAATCATTGTTGATAAAAAGACGGATAAAAATGGGAGACCTGTAATACGTACAGATAATCCGTATATCGGATTTGTTAAGATAATGGAATATCTGCAAATAAACAAGGAAATGCCCTTACCAGGGATTCATAAGACTGCTGTTATAGGCAAGAATGCTAAACTGGGAAAGAATATTACCATAGAGGCACATGTTGTTTTAGACAATGATGTACAAATAGGAGACAATACTGTTATTTTCCCTGGAGTCTTCATAGGTAACGGCGCCAGGATAGGCGCTAATACATTAATCTACGCAAATGTAAGTATAAGAGAAAGAGTAATAATAGGCAGCAATGTAATAATCCACAACGGCGCAGTGATTGGAAGCGATGGATTTGGTTTTACGCCAATCAAAGGAGTTTTTAATAAGAAGGTTCCACAGCTTGGCACAGTAATTGTTGAAGATGATGTTGAAATTGGAGCTAATGTTACTATTGATAGAGCTACAGCTGGAAGAACGCGAATTGGCAGGGGGACTAAGATTGATAATCTTGTTCAAATTGCACATAATGTAGACATTGGCGAGCATTGTGTGATTATTGCTCAAGTTGGCATATCAGGATCCGTAACACTAGGAAATAAGGTTACTATTGCAGGGCAAGCCGGACTTGCAGGACATATAAAAATTGGTGATAATGCAATAATAACCGCACAATCCGCAGTGACTAAAGACATCAGTCCTGACATGTGCGTATCCGGTTATCCTGCTATACCGCTCAAAGAAGAGCAAAAGATTAAAGTATATCGCAATCGTCTGCCGGAAATGTATAAAAGCATTCAAGAGCTTTCTCAAAAAGTAAAAGCCTTAGAGAAAAAACTGGGCTAA
- a CDS encoding D-lyxose/D-mannose family sugar isomerase, which yields MKRSEVNMILKDTIEFLEQRNFYLPPFAFWTSKDWKSKGHEVDEIRDNLMGWDITDFGRGNFSKFGLVLFTLRNGNDSNPKYTKPYAEKIMIVEENQETPMHFHSKKMEDIINRGGGNILLKLYNSTDDKQLDKNASVRVSLDGVIKQFSPGEIITLTHGESITLPQRLYHTFYAENGRGKVLMGEVSKVNDDKIDNHFLETIGRFPEIEEDEEALHCLCFEYPKLD from the coding sequence ATGAAAAGGTCAGAAGTAAATATGATATTGAAAGATACTATCGAATTTCTGGAGCAAAGAAATTTTTATCTTCCTCCTTTTGCATTCTGGACTTCAAAGGATTGGAAAAGTAAAGGTCATGAAGTAGACGAGATAAGAGATAATCTCATGGGATGGGATATTACAGATTTTGGAAGAGGTAATTTTAGCAAGTTTGGACTCGTTTTATTTACACTTAGAAATGGGAACGATAGCAATCCGAAATATACAAAACCATACGCAGAAAAAATAATGATTGTTGAAGAGAACCAGGAAACCCCAATGCACTTTCATTCTAAGAAAATGGAAGATATTATAAATAGAGGGGGAGGTAATATTTTACTTAAACTGTACAATTCCACTGATGATAAACAATTAGACAAGAATGCATCTGTTAGGGTTTCTTTGGATGGAGTTATAAAACAATTTTCTCCTGGAGAAATAATAACACTTACTCATGGAGAGAGTATAACCTTACCACAAAGGCTATATCACACTTTCTATGCAGAAAATGGCAGAGGGAAGGTTCTTATGGGAGAGGTCTCAAAAGTAAATGACGATAAGATAGATAATCATTTCCTTGAAACAATAGGCAGATTCCCTGAAATAGAAGAAGATGAAGAAGCGCTACATTGCCTTTGCTTTGAATATCCAAAGCTTGACTAA
- the mutL gene encoding DNA mismatch repair endonuclease MutL, translating to MGLNLIKILPEHVSNKIAAGEIVLRPASAVKELIENSIDAGATRIVINIKAGGQKLIEVIDNGTGMVSDDAVLALERFSTSKISSVNDIFKINTLGFRGEALPSIASVSRLELITKSKDSPFGFLIKTVGGKIIKSHQTGRADGTTVRVEDLFFNTLPRRKFLKSEATETGHIVNVVTFEALARPDIYFRLVHDRRELINIGPSYDLLKRITSIFGEQVSNNLLPIEGGNDLLNIYGFISKPEETRANRNSQLIFINKRCAHNKSISHSIYEAYHTLVPRGRFPVVFIFVDTPPAAIDVNIHPTKDEVKFFKEKIVHELIEEAIKQALSTHDLSPGLFNIQTSKASEKNQESEIKEAIGKYLYKQKTCEQEEFTSLYEVLPGSLQIFDTYIITQFEGNLVIIDQHAAHERIVYEKLTKDLSLSRVESQGLLIALTLNLNYRQAVVFEKYLDYFKSLGFQIEPFGKNTFSIRSIPAILKNANITQVISDVLDELIESEKVKKIGDLTEEIIKLIACHSAIRAGAKLKEEEIKSLLRQLSSSENKYTCPHGRPTMIKLSKYELEKKFKRA from the coding sequence ATGGGCCTTAATTTAATTAAAATCCTTCCTGAACATGTTTCCAATAAAATTGCAGCAGGTGAGATTGTCTTAAGGCCTGCATCAGCAGTAAAAGAACTCATAGAAAATTCTATAGATGCCGGAGCAACAAGAATTGTAATAAATATCAAAGCTGGCGGACAAAAATTAATAGAGGTAATTGATAATGGAACAGGAATGGTGTCTGATGATGCTGTACTTGCTTTAGAACGTTTCTCAACAAGTAAGATTAGTAGTGTCAATGATATCTTCAAAATAAATACACTCGGTTTTAGAGGGGAGGCTTTGCCTAGTATAGCCTCGGTTTCAAGATTAGAACTTATAACCAAATCCAAGGATAGCCCTTTTGGTTTTTTAATAAAAACAGTTGGAGGTAAAATAATAAAATCTCACCAGACAGGACGGGCTGATGGAACAACAGTGAGGGTTGAGGATCTGTTTTTTAACACACTTCCCAGACGCAAGTTTCTAAAATCAGAGGCTACAGAGACAGGACATATCGTAAATGTTGTAACATTTGAAGCGCTCGCTAGGCCTGATATATACTTTAGGCTTGTTCATGATAGACGTGAGCTTATTAATATAGGGCCGTCTTATGATCTCTTAAAAAGAATAACCTCCATTTTTGGAGAACAAGTATCAAACAATCTTCTACCAATAGAAGGAGGAAACGACCTTTTAAATATCTATGGATTTATTTCCAAACCAGAGGAAACACGTGCCAATAGAAACAGCCAGCTGATATTCATAAACAAACGATGCGCTCATAATAAATCTATATCTCACAGCATATACGAAGCCTATCACACACTAGTACCAAGAGGCAGATTCCCAGTAGTGTTTATTTTTGTAGATACACCCCCTGCTGCTATTGATGTGAATATCCATCCTACAAAGGATGAAGTAAAATTCTTTAAGGAGAAGATTGTTCATGAATTAATTGAGGAGGCAATAAAACAGGCACTAAGTACACATGATTTAAGCCCTGGATTATTCAACATCCAAACTTCAAAAGCTTCAGAGAAAAATCAGGAGAGCGAAATTAAAGAAGCAATTGGAAAGTATCTTTATAAGCAAAAGACTTGCGAGCAGGAAGAATTTACTAGTTTGTATGAGGTTTTACCAGGTAGCCTCCAAATATTCGATACTTATATAATCACTCAATTTGAGGGAAATCTTGTAATTATCGACCAGCATGCTGCTCATGAACGCATTGTTTATGAGAAATTAACTAAAGATCTCTCTCTTTCCAGGGTAGAATCCCAGGGGCTTTTAATTGCTCTAACTCTTAATCTTAATTACAGGCAGGCAGTGGTATTTGAGAAATATCTGGATTATTTTAAATCCCTTGGTTTTCAGATAGAGCCTTTTGGAAAAAATACTTTCAGCATACGCTCAATACCAGCGATTTTAAAAAACGCTAATATCACACAGGTGATTTCTGATGTTCTGGATGAGCTTATAGAAAGCGAGAAAGTCAAAAAGATAGGAGATTTAACAGAAGAGATAATCAAGTTAATAGCCTGTCATAGTGCCATCAGAGCAGGGGCTAAGCTCAAGGAAGAAGAGATAAAATCCCTTTTGAGACAACTATCCAGTTCAGAAAATAAATATACCTGCCCGCATGGAAGACCTACAATGATCAAGCTGTCAAAGTATGAATTAGAAAAAAAGTTTAAGAGGGCTTAG
- a CDS encoding HD domain-containing protein, which translates to MAKQYAVELMIDDKIDSVFVVRNKHMRITKNNKSYLAFELVDKSGEIVGRIWDNAEEMSQLFRDNDFVRVIGIVESFQNMLQINIKQIQRVDQDKIDIDDFLPKTDKDIDLMFNQLTEIINNIKNKWLKNLLHAVFAVKEYRELFKKAPASVKMHNYYIGGLLEHTLSVASMCMEIDKYYKNINKDLLLTGAILHDIGKIYEYEYSHAFDYTDRGRLIGHIVIGTQMVKSKIAEISQFPAELEMLLEHMLLSHHGQYEWGSPKKPKVLEAVILHYLDDMDAKISGFQGMVEKSQEPDKKWTSRSFMFDNKMLYKDSNIG; encoded by the coding sequence ATGGCTAAGCAGTATGCAGTTGAACTCATGATTGACGATAAGATTGACAGTGTATTTGTCGTGCGAAATAAGCACATGAGAATAACAAAAAACAATAAATCCTATCTTGCATTTGAACTTGTAGATAAATCAGGAGAGATCGTGGGAAGGATTTGGGATAACGCAGAAGAAATGTCCCAGCTATTTAGGGATAATGATTTTGTAAGGGTTATTGGCATAGTGGAAAGTTTTCAGAATATGTTACAGATAAATATTAAACAGATTCAAAGAGTGGACCAGGATAAAATAGATATTGATGATTTTCTGCCAAAAACTGACAAGGACATAGACCTAATGTTTAATCAGCTCACTGAGATAATTAACAATATCAAAAATAAATGGCTTAAGAATTTGCTGCATGCAGTCTTTGCAGTTAAGGAATACAGGGAATTATTCAAAAAGGCACCAGCATCTGTAAAAATGCATAATTACTATATTGGCGGATTGCTGGAACATACTTTGTCAGTGGCCAGTATGTGCATGGAAATAGATAAGTATTATAAAAACATTAATAAAGACCTTCTCCTAACAGGTGCCATTTTACACGATATTGGCAAGATATATGAGTATGAATATTCGCATGCCTTTGATTATACGGATAGGGGCAGATTGATTGGCCATATTGTGATAGGAACACAAATGGTAAAGTCGAAGATAGCTGAAATTTCCCAGTTTCCAGCGGAATTGGAAATGCTGCTCGAACATATGCTGCTCAGTCATCATGGACAGTATGAATGGGGCTCACCCAAAAAGCCTAAAGTATTAGAAGCAGTTATACTTCATTATCTGGATGATATGGATGCAAAGATATCGGGCTTTCAAGGAATGGTAGAAAAGTCTCAGGAGCCGGATAAAAAGTGGACAAGCCGCAGTTTTATGTTTGATAATAAAATGCTCTACAAAGATAGTAATATTGGCTGA